A genomic stretch from Mya arenaria isolate MELC-2E11 chromosome 10, ASM2691426v1 includes:
- the LOC128205034 gene encoding uncharacterized protein LOC128205034 encodes MKYTILNLCAVVMGLGAVLFHLIGFAAPHWLESFEQAHSRFDRLGLWTACFNNFGYDRDALGKMYDGCHWIYSYEYKPIFAWLVPNWFLAVQVMMTLGLIINGGMALMLLTGQAGFFMDKEDFFAQAFKAGGFWTSFLLTCLSVALFGIKSDIDRQWFPRPDQNYLSWSFAFVVIAGFFEIFAAMCLTFDALRIKDVEARRLKKQDPGYMGYKMGPVVTHPQYD; translated from the exons ATGAAGTACACGATATTGAACCTGTGTGCGGTCGTGATGGGGCTCGGGGCCGTGCTGTTCCACCTGATTGGTTTTGCCGCCCCACACTGGCTCGAGTCGTTCGAACAGGCACACTCAAGATTTGACAG GTTGGGCTTATGGACTgcatgttttaacaatttcgGCTACGATCGTGACGCTCTCGGCAAGATGTACGACGGGTGTCACTGGATCTACTCGTACGAGTATAAACCAATCTTCGCGTGGCTTGTTCCAA ACTGGTTCCTGGCAGTGCAGGTGATGATGACACTGGGACTTATCATCAACGGCGGGATGGCCCTCATGTTGTTGACGGGACAAGCTGGCTTTTTTATGGACAAGGAAGACTTCTTCGCACAGGCTTTTAAGGCCGGGGGATTCTGGACCTCGT TTCTGTTAACCTGTTTGTCAGTGGCCCTGTTCGGTATCAAGTCAGACATTGACCGCCAATGGTTCCCGCGTCCAGATCAGAACTATCTCTCCTGGTCCTTCGCCTTCGTCGTTATCGCGGGATTCTTCGAGATATTTGCCGCCATGTGCCTGACCTTTGACGCACTCAGAATTAAAGATGTAGAAGCACGCAGACTCAAGAAACAGGATCCGGGATACATGGGATACAAAATGGGACCCGTGGTGACACACCCGCAGTATGATTAA
- the LOC128204380 gene encoding perlucin-like protein has protein sequence MAEGTVFYTCLLVLFCVTTISCNCPETWVTFGGSCYLFAFGQDSDFTEARHYCQLHHDAYLVEVNDAHENNFIVYLLNNFKDHLWWIGLSDETIEGEWKWVNSDARPEFTYWAAGQPDSYHGSNEDCALFHVHANYTWHDVGCDIKCGIICEKEEEEPVVVG, from the exons ATGGCTGAAGGAACTGTATTCTATACTTGTTTGCTTGTATTGTTCT GCGTGACGACCATTTCCTGTAATTGTCCAGAGACCTGGGTTACCTTCGGCGGAAGTTGCTACCTGTTTGCATTCGGTCAAGATTCTGACTTCACTGAAGCAAGA CATTATTGCCAACTCCACCACGACGCCTATCTTGTCGAAGTGAATGATGCACACGAAAACAACTTCATagtgtatttattaaataacttcaAGG ATCATCTCTGGTGGATTGGTCTTTCTGATGAAACAATCGAGGGCGAGTGGAAATGGGTCAACTCGGACGCAAG GCCTGAGTTTACGTACTGGGCAGCAGGACAACCGGATTCATACCACGGGTCGAACGAGGACTGCGCCTTGTTTCATGTTCACGCCAACTACACCTGGCATGACGTAGGGTGTGATATAAAATGTGGAATAATATGTGAGAAAGA AGAAGAAGAGCCGGTGGTCGTTGGGTAG
- the LOC128206296 gene encoding neuropeptide FF receptor 2-like, translated as MNNTLNTSNGNILLERINARIAHNMTPVIVYLVILMCVGLFGNALVILFYGRNARQSNHSLFICTVAIYDMIACVLSVPSDIADLLLFFTYDSNTACKIFRFVNHFAAIGSIGVLLEIAIDRFRRICRPLKTQLNHKQAMLACAGSILFSLVLSWPSLVFYSAFPISIKSEDGQVVNGHICTTTKEGSYRTYLWIFNILYMGLFIIITAILCVMYSIVGRVLVKHNRITKQHKRPEISEFSTSGGMETSFTDDTCTTERNTNDMKMATIQATKRKPVKNKPNHLNPTTLKFTIIMLVVTVVFVLSFLPLLVLILWRTANGAYEYDLLSDSELVAYQFGIRTYFLNSAINPFTYGFFNSSFREFVKKKVCLCYRRKV; from the coding sequence ATGAATAACACTTTGAATACGAGCAATGGAAATATTCTATTGGAACGCATAAACGCGCGGATAGCTCACAATATGACGCCAGTGATTGTTTATCTTGTCATCCTAATGTGTGTAGGATTGTTTGGAAATGCATTAGTGATCCTCTTCTATGGACGCAATGCGAGACAATCCAATCACTCTCTTTTCATTTGCACCGTCGCTATCTATGATATGATCGCTTGTGTACTTTCAGTACCATCTGACATAGCTGATCTTCTTCTGTTCTTCACTTATGATAGCAATACTGCATGTAAAATATTTCGATTTGTGAACCATTTCGCAGCTATCGGTAGCATTGGAGTTTTGTTGGAAATCGCCATTGACAGATTTAGAAGAATTTGCAGACCTCTCAAAACGcaattaaatcacaaacaagcaATGTTAGCATGTGCAGGGTCCATTTTGTTTTCGCTTGTCTTATCATGGCCGTCACTGGTCTTTTACTCAGCATTTCCGATATCAATTAAAAGTGAAGATGGTCAAGTAGTAAATGGACATATTTGCACTACAACTAAAGAAGGGAGCTACCGTACATACTTATGGATTTTTAACATCTTATATATGgggttatttattataattacagCCATTTTATGTGTAATGTATTCCATAGTAGGAAGAGTGCTTGTAAAGCACAATCGTATAACAAAGCAACACAAAAGGCCGGAAATCTCAGAATTTTCTACTTCCGGAGGAATGGAAACTTCCTTTACTGATGATACATGCACAACAGAACGAAACacaaatgatatgaaaatggCTACGATACAGGCTACAAAACGGAAACcagttaaaaacaaaccaaaccACCTGAACCCCACAACATTGAAGTTCACGATCATAATGTTAGTGGTAACGGTTGTGTTTGTGCTCAGCTTTCTACCATTACTGGTTTTAATACTATGGCGTACTGCTAACGGCGCTTATGAGTatgatttactatcggacagtGAACTTGTGGCATACCAATTTGGGATAAGAACGTATTTCCTGAACTCTGCTATCAACCCATTTACGTATGGGTTCTTCAATTCCAGCTTTAGAGAGTTTGTGAAGAAAAAAGTTTGTCTTTGTTACAGACGGAAGGTTTAA
- the LOC128205053 gene encoding bombesin receptor subtype-3-like — translation MSAINMNSTLNTSDERAILERINAKTADQMTPVIAYLVILMCVGLFGNVLAVIFYGRNAKKSTHSVFICTVAIYDMIACVISIPSEIADLRLFFTYDNITACSILRFVNHFSAIGSIGVLLEISIDRFRRICRPVQKQLNHKQATLACAGSIIFSIFLSWPSLVFYTAVPVEVKSENGQVVTGHTCTTTKEASYRTYLWIFNFIYMGLFIIFTIILCVMYSIVGRVLIQHNRKIKLHKRPEISVCSTSGGMETSFTDDTCTTKQKTNYVKMATVQATKQKSNKNKTNHLNRSTLKFTMIMLVVTAVFVLSYLPFLVLVLWRAGNSTYESDLLSDSELVALQFGMRTYFLNSAINPFTYGFFNSSFREFVKKSVCFCYKRSAGRFKPTSSATQ, via the coding sequence ATGTCAGCAATTAACATGAATAGCACTTTAAATACGAGCGATGAAAGGGCTATATTGGAACGCATAAACGCGAAGACAGCTGACCAGATGACGCCAGTGATTGCTTATCTTGTAATCCTTATGTGTGTAGGACTGTTTGGAAATGTTCTAGCGGTCATCTTCTATGGACGTAATGCAAAGAAGTCTACTCACTCTGTCTTCATTTGCACCGTGGCCATCTATGATATGATTGCTTGTGTTATTTCAATACCATCTGAAATAGCTGATCTTCGTCTGTTCTTCACTTATGATAACATTACCGCCTGTAGCATACTTCGATTTGTGAACCATTTTTCAGCAATCGGTAGCATTGGAGTTTTGTTGGAAATATCGATCGACAGATTTAGAAGAATTTGCAGACCAGTCCAAAAACAGTTGAATCACAAACAAGCAACATTAGCATGTGCAGGATCCATTATATTCTCGATTTTCTTATCATGGCCATCACTGGTTTTCTACACAGCAGTTCCTGTTGAGGTGAAAAGTGAAAATGGTCAAGTAGTAACTGGACATACCTGCACAACAACTAAGGAAGCGAGTTACCGTACCTACTTGTGGATTTTCAACTTCATATATATGGggttatttataatatttaccaTCATATTATGTGTAATGTATTCGATAGTGGGAAGAGTACTTATACAGCACAATCGCAAAATAAAGTTACACAAAAGACCGGAAATTTCAGTATGTTCTACTTCCGGAGGAATGGAAACTTCCTTTACTGATGATACATGCACAACGAAACAAAAAACGAATTATGTAAAAATGGCAACGGTACAGGCTACCAAACAGaagtcaaataaaaacaaaacaaaccacCTGAACCGTTCAACATTGAAGTTCACGATGATAATGTTGGTGGTAACGGCTGTGTTTGTGCTCAGCTATCTACCATTTCTTGTTTTAGTTCTTTGGCGTGCCGGTAACAGCACTTATGAATCTGACTTACTGTCGGACAGCGAACTTGTGGCGTTACAATTTGGGATGAGAACGTATTTCCTGAACTCTGCTATCAACCCCTTTACGTATGGGTTCTTCAATTCCAGTTTCAGGGAGTTTGTGAagaaaagtgtttgtttttgctaCAAACGGAGTGCAGGAAGGTTTAAGCCAACATCCAGTGCAACACAATGA